Proteins found in one Balneola sp. genomic segment:
- a CDS encoding OsmC family peroxiredoxin — MPDKKASAVWNGDLKAGSGTISSESGVLNNDAYSFVSRFESGEGTNPEELIGAAHAGCYSMALSNELHKAGHESNSVDTKATVTLEFVDGAPTITTVKLVCVADVPRLTEEEFQPIAAATKDACPVSRVLNATIELEASLA, encoded by the coding sequence ATGCCAGATAAAAAAGCCTCAGCCGTTTGGAACGGCGATCTCAAAGCAGGATCCGGAACCATCTCATCAGAAAGTGGAGTACTTAATAATGATGCCTATTCATTTGTTTCCAGATTTGAAAGTGGAGAAGGAACCAATCCTGAAGAGCTAATCGGAGCAGCTCACGCAGGATGTTATTCTATGGCCCTTTCAAACGAATTACACAAAGCTGGTCATGAATCAAATAGTGTTGATACCAAAGCAACAGTTACTCTGGAGTTTGTTGATGGTGCCCCAACAATAACTACTGTAAAGTTAGTATGCGTAGCGGATGTACCAAGATTAACAGAAGAGGAATTTCAGCCAATTGCAGCAGCAACTAAAGACGCTTGCCCTGTTTCAAGAGTATTGAATGCAACCATTGAGTTGGAAGCCAGTTTGGCTTAA